AGAAAAAACAGTCATACCGCCTGACTCTTATGGAAATATAACCACTATGGCCAATACTATTCAAACAGAGGCGGTTACTCTTTCTAAACCAGCCGAAAGGTTTAAATAACCAACGAAAGAATAGAGAGTAAAAATCTAATTAACGCAAAATATAGTCAAAAAACTTTCAGAAGAATAAATATTCAAAGATCTAATCACATGTACACTAACAGTTCAGTACAATCAAATCAGGTCATCGTCTCCAAAGCCTTCATATCATCACCACAAGCATTCACCtacaaaaattacttttttttaaaaaaaaaaaaaaaatcaagaaataAGCAACGCCAGACAAGTCACAAAATCAAACTCTCTTACAATAAGGATCGCTTGTAAAGGAAAcacaaaactaaaaaattatgtaCAATCTCATCCATATGAAAAGGGGGATAACTCACGTCTAGACGAGAAAGAGGAGTCATTACAAAAACCTCTTGTAACGCAGACATAACAACTTATCTCACAGTCAACTAGCTAAGCCATGAATAGATGGGgcaaacctggtcctcctcccGCTGTCAAGCTTATTCATAAGTATTTTTCAAGAAGTCACACTTCAAACAGCTCATATTAGTTTTCATATTCTCCCAACTGTATTCAAATATTTAGGTATGGATGAAATAGTTGTCTCTCTTTTTGTATTAAAAGCTATGAGTTATTTGCTATTATTGTTGATAAGGGAGTCGGTCTAATGGATCAGCTTTTGACAAGTATTTGTTCATATACATCCTTTTTATAATTCTGTGGTGGTGTGGGGCAGGGTCCTAATCTAAAAGTTTGATTTTTCATTACTCTCTGCAAACATTGAGAACTGGGAAAATAAACTTTTGGTTTGATGAATATATTCTCCTGCAATTTTACATGGATATTGCAAGTTCTAGGACATGGCTCAGCCATGGAGACACAAGCAGTGTGCGTTTACTCTAAAATCCTCAAGTTTTAATTAGTCTTTGATGTCCTTCAAGGATTGAAAATGGTTGGAAGttagaataaatttaagattatgGTTGTTAGGTTAAATTATatgactaaattttaaaattatattgttaaaattttaaattcaaatataaattatttatgatcTTATTTGATTTTTCAGCTACATAATATCTATGTCAATTATATGCATTGAAGTATCTTATTCTCCTTTCCtccaaaaaaaatcaaaagaaataTTCTATATTTATGTCATACAAaactaaattaatatatatctaATTAGAGTTCTCAAAGGGGTGAAATGGGATAAGGCAGATCCCTTCTctcttatgtaaaagttttgaaTTTGAACTCAAAAAGCGATTTAACCCTTTAATAAGTTTGTCTAGTGTGAATCTAAATTAGTTGAATCAGTAAATTTTTCGGAGTTCAAACTATGTATtcttacaaaattaaaattctgcCGGAAAATTTCTGTAATCTTAGTAGCCTTGAATGTTAAGGGTTTAATTACCAAAAACTGACATacccaaaaaagaaaaacatgaTTCCATGGTGGGTAATgtattttctttcctttgataaaaaaaaaatattttttctttcttttattatgtTTTCCATTGACATGCATATAATTCtcccaaaaataaaattttggtatATATAACTCTGTATTTATAATTCCTGGATGATACATATAAATCGATATTCTAGAGATATATAAACTAATACTGCTTTTTTTTACCCCATTTGTACAATTAAATCTCGAAATTTATATTTCCTTATATTATTTTTCCCACTATATGTAGACTTTCTAAAGGTATCAAAAACCAAGGAGGACGAAGGCCAACGTTTCAGAAAGATCAGATCCAACTGTTTCAGCTTCTTCCCTAAAAGAGATCTGACTTCCTGGAGAACACAAGCCAAACTGTCTGTTCCTCTTAATTTCTTAGCTGAGTTTCTATAAACAGCTCAATCCTTTAGCTTCTGATCCTTTCATAATTCTCAGTCTCTTGCATGAACAGATAAACATTCTGcaataagattaaaaaaaaaacccttgTAAGTCTAGagaattaaaaatggaaagaaCATTAAGACAAAAGCAAAGGCCATGCAAGAGAGTACTTACTCCCATGGAACATCTCCAACAAGCATCCAATCACCATCTTTGTCTTCATAAGTAGGAGAATAGTTAGATCCATTGTACCCTTCTCTCTCAGAATATTCACCAATAGTTAGCTTGAACATATTCTCCAACGCCTTGAGGAGCTCTGGGTAGCTCTTGTACACCTTAAGATCAATCTTTCTCAGATAAGGAGCTCCATCAACGCTTACTTTTACATATCTACATGCAACCTCAACCTCATTTTGCTTCGTTTGAAAGCAATTTTTTCTGTAAGATCTGATCGGTGGCCATCCCACTACTTGTGCTCTGCCATCATTAGCCAACACGTAAAAAAGTTAATACTCATTcatgtatatgattttcatgttttgaatgtATAGAAAGATCCAACTGCATGTTTCTTTAAAGGGTGAAAGAACTTACTTGGCAGGAGGTGCACCAATATCCCTGTCGCCATTTTCATCTATCGATACACTAGAATTGCTTCTGATCCTAGACTCCTCTGATATTTCTGGTGAGGCTCTCTTGTTGCTCCTTACGCTAGGAGTAACGGATTGTTTCTTAGGTTCATCGCTTCCTGGCAACCCTAACCTTAGCTCTGTTGCCTTTAGATTGAGATCACCTTCGTATGCCATTGATTCAAACTGATTCTTTTGGCTATAAGTTCTGTTGTATTGTGCCTTTTAGATTAATTCAAAGGTACCCTTTACTGAAACCTGTGCTTTAGAACCAGAGAAGATGATTTTCCGGGAAAATTTCTTGTATTTTCCAATCAGATATTGAAATGGAACTGCAGGTTGATGAGAAATGCGCAATGGACAATTGTTTTTATAGCGGTGGTTCATATGGGACAACATCTAGGCGAGTTATTCTCTTTCGTGCATGAATTTCACTGATGATAAGTCGTGAACCACACGTGTTTTTTCTCCACGCGCTATCTCAATGACCAATAAATGGAAGACATGCAGGGTCTCGAAATGGGACCCTGTCAAACGCGCTTTGGAGTGCGCGTGAAGCAAAATCATTAATGTTTGTGAGAGGAATAGATCTGGTTGCCTGTCACTGAGGAACACCATGGAGTTGAGTGCTGAAAGCGAGGGAGACAAAGGAGAGACAAGCACAGCCGACGGTATTGAAGACTGTGGACCAGGAATCAACGGCTTTGATGTGATCTTCTAAGAAGTGAATGGATGAGCGTTGGATCACAAAGGTTTGATGGGGACATCTCCATGTGACCCATGGGGTCCCACGTGGGTGTCGTTCACTGGAAAGGCATGGCATGTGGGTTTTAGATGAGTGGGACCCTTACTTGAGTTTGATTTTGGTTGGTGGGTGATGCACGACATGGGGGATGCCATGTGGCAGTGTCAGCTCATAATCATCAAAATTCTTTCTTTTGGGTTAAGGCTTTACTTGACCATGAATATCTTCACTTGTACTTCGACTACGCATAAATTATTATCGAAAGGCAAggatgatttttaaaaaaatttactagttggttaattgtttttttcattttaaaattatgttaaaataattttaaaattttaaaaaatttattattattttaatatttaaatatttattatttaatcattttaatatgtaaaaattCTTAATTGGTCATTTACATtcattgaaatatttattaattagtcattgatttttttatttttaattaataagtaaaatacaatttgtataaaattaatttaaatttgaattttactaATAAACTAAAACCTTTATTCTTAATTTTGCTGCATATGGAATTCTGTTAGAGTATAAATTCATAAACctttatgataaaaaataaaatttagtattttgaatatttgtttctttctaacaaattaattatatatttatttattagtaaattatttattttgatttaatttgattaatcacTAATTTTATCgaacaaaatatatttaaataataaaaattttaattttgaatcgaGTTTTAAATCttgttttcaaattattttcctAATTCCAGCTTCTAATGTATATGACGATATCGTTATAAGTGGTGTATGTAACCAAATTTAAAgagattaatatattttttcaacaaTTTAAATGTTGTCATTCAATAATTCacatatcaaataaaatattaaggtgggaaaatattttacattttttatattaaaaaattaaaaaatttagttgataaaatatattattttaattaaaataaaaattaaatcattttaaaaaatgaaaaaataaattaaacctgCATGTATAattgtattaatatattttattttttaaattaaaattaaataataaaaaaattattttgttacaaAATATGTTTTGTGAAAAACATTTTCAACAGAAATGTTTTACACGAAAAATactttctaaatataaattatctttCACAAATAAATAGAGATTAACACTCATTTATTTCacgataaatattttttatattttaatgtttggagtattaaattaattaataaaaaatatttttttaattaaaagaaaaattaaattattttaagtaattaaaagaaaaattaaattatttttacggTAATTTAATGATGAATTTTAATTTCACATATTTTAGTGGTAAATTTTACGTatttaatagaaattttttttacccCAGTCGAATTTCTTGTATCCCACTAAAAGTCGAATTCGTGGTAGTGGGTATATTTGCTACcaatgtttttttttctaaaaaattctattatatatatagaaagagggaataatgaaaattttcaaattaataattatttaaaaattatttcatataaaaaaaataatagtgaAGAGACTACGctcaaatttatataaatatctttgttatttttttattagatagataattttattttttaattttagtgcaGATTATTAGATGAATCTAAAAATAATTATGGATATTAAAACTAAAATCCATCTCAAAATTTTTCTATGAGTAATTCtataaaaaattgtaattatGTATCAACTGCCTGTTGATCTCCCACCTCATTTGAGGTgggtttataattatattttcttattaataagAAAGAGAGAACTAATCTCATATTGGATTAGATAAATATAGATTTTAtgagaaataataaatttagaaaagtaATTCGCACTATTAAAAATTGtgtgaataaaaaaaaagtttataagAAAAAGATTCATGTAGTGTTAAAAActctcaataaaataaaattaattattaatataattttatattgataaTCTGATATTcagaaaaataagattttataatggattctgtaaaactggaaaagtttagatctagaggagagtatttctccctttatatgtttccttttgtctgctagtgacgtgttaacagaacgtatatcattggaccacttgttcctgctacgttgatacgaacgtacgagggaatcagatttctgtcccatgcgtaacggcccctgattttCCCCGGGAACGCATGCGTATGGACCCACATGACGGACAGGTGGGTCTCCCTCCTGATTCTGGACTGGACCGGAAGATAAGTCACGGGATGAATCCAAGAAGGATCTATTCATCGGGCCTAAGAGGTTAAGCCGGCCTGATTGAGGAAATTGGATGGAATCCGATCTGGAGGGGAACGGGTTGGATCAGTCTGTCGGGAAAAGTCTTGGACCCCCAAATGATGGGCTCACGATATGGACTTGGCCCCAGTCCGAAATGGAAAAATCTAGCGGTTATCAATATATGCATAATGAAAGTTTAATCTCATAATGTTTAATAAcataaaatatcaataataaatatataaattaattaaattagaaattaaataacaGATATAAAACTTACGACGCaggtataaaaaatttaatatttttaaaaagagaGTAATCGTTTAGATAATTCATAAGTAAAAATGAACAATTACTACTACATTTTCAAGAGTACATTAATTGCAGcaattatacatataaaaattgccatatttttaaaaattttaatatataaaaaactcatttttcatAATCAAGGACAGCCAACCTCACATTGAATGCTTTCACACAGACATTGAAGACTCCATGACCAAGAGGAACTGAAGAACAAAATCTTGTGCTGGTCGACAGATGTATCATGGAACCTTGTGGTGTAGAATTCACCAAGATTTCATTTTCTTGGGATGCATGGCCAATTACTACTTGATCTTATGAAAATtgcaataaataaaatgatggaCAAGTGCAACAAACAATTTGCTTATGCGTATGCCCATAATGAAAATTTGATCGTTACATGTTCATAGTTTCGACCACATAAATCTGGGTTTTGtattaattatgataatatAAGTTTTTGTCATGGCAGCTGCTGATTTTATTAGTGCTGATGATCGAGGTTGCTTTGGCCTGTGGGCTATATATATCTGTGCAGTTCATAGAGAATGTGCAGATTGTGACTTCTTCTTATAAGGACTTCTCATGAAtctatgaaaattaaaatttatttatctaaaatagaatatataaaactgtataaatattattataaactatatatttattttaattaactaatttatataattaaacaaattcagataataaatattcaataaacAAAATTTGAGATCCATTTAAACCTAAcataaacattttttttttcaaatttaaattcaccTCAAATCTAATTATATAAGATTTAAATCCAtttcaatcaaattaaatactaaaaatatcaaACAAGCTACCCATAATAATTTACTAGACAGATTCTGTAATAGCTTTCTTTTGGGTTCTCATCAGCTTTTACAGTAATAGACCTTCGGAGTGTCGTTTTGTAGTTTATGagctccttttcttctttttatttatttttctttttaagaaaagaaaaagctttTTGAGGAAAAATACAAAACAAAAGCATCAAATCAGTGAAGTGCGCGTGTGATGTGGGCCTCAACCCCTTAGGCCACACGTGCTATTACTACTTTAGGTTTGGGACTTAAAAGGCCCAAAATTCCACAGCACACCGTGGCCACTTTCGTCCACCTTCGGTTCACCCTCCGTGGATTCCAAATTAATAATTTGATGAATAATTAAgggcaattttaaaaaataagtgatTAATAATTCAAGAGTAAATATACATTTTTATTCagtcaacttttaatttttaattgctaATTATCATTACTGAAtcgaataaaaatttaaatctctaaCATTTTGCTATATAtgagataattatttatttttcaatttttatttaattttgttttaggGTGTTTAATCAATCGGTAGGTTTGGATTCATTTATGAAGTTGTAGACATGTGGCATCGTTCTTTGTGGTCACGTATCATTCACAAAATCCCTTGAAGCATGAATTGTCGATGGCATATCCATAGAAGCACACGTGAGGTTGAGCTGAGCTGATTCCAAAATACAAAGGACCCCATGGAAGCAGTAATAATGGCGAGGGTGCTGGTCCCAGATAGGGTGAAAGAGGCTCGAACCTAACATTGACAAGTTCCCTTAGAGATGGAACCAAGGGTGGCCCATTTTGGCATCAAAAAGTGGGACAGGATATCAGACAACAACCAAGCCCAGATAAGTCCTGGCTGGTATCTGGGTGGCTACATCTCCCTTAATCGTCATACCCAGCAATTTATTTCTGCAATCAATACAATCAATCTGTCACCTTCACTTCCCCACACCAACAATTCCCAACTTTGTTGGCCACCCGCACGTCCACATATTTACTGGCTTTCGTTTCTCTTCCCTTTGCCACACGATTGCATTTCATCACTGTTCTAGCTTAGCTAGCAACACATCGTCAACTTATTATAAAAGGATTACTGTTTCAGGCAATACCCATATGattcaaatatatatttacatttaTTTATCTTCCTTTTCATTTATTCTAGAATTAAGGTTACTATGCATGCAGGATTTTCAAATACTAAAGCTTGGAGCTTGTAACTTTTCATTGTGTTAATAATTTGCATGCATTAAGCAGAACGAAGAATTTTGGTTGCATGTGAAGATTACGTAAGTCATCTTTATAATAACCTAATTCAATGATGTAaatgaaaaggagaaagaacTTTACAAGTGCATGTGTTGGAACTCAAAACAGAAACTATTATGATATACTCCAGCTTTAGGTTTTGAAGAGTGAAACGTGCATGCAAAAGAGCGCACGTACGCATCTTTTTAGAACCAGCTAGCTCTCCTTTGGAGATTTCAGTCATACCTATTCATCAAAATATGGCGTAGAATTGAATTACAAAGGCACAAAAAGGAGAAAAAGTTACATTCTAAAAGTGATTTAAGTTATAATTAATCACAGAAACCCATGCAAAGTTTTAGGAGTGAAGGAGAGGCTACTGGGATACGTAACCATTTCATATTTTGATTGCAAATAATGCTTTCCAGCTAGCTAAGGATATGAGTAGTTGTTTTTGTAATTGGAGAAGGGTTACctttttttaagaatataataATAGCTTCTTAATTTGACgacatttatatataattcttttCTTTCATGTTGTAGGATCCTTTCTCTCCTAACCCTACAACTTTAAGACCATTTGACCCGCAATTTCTTTTCATGTCCTATATAACCACCGCCAAATGAATAATCCAACACTTTCTGTGATCAAAATAATCATTGAATCATTATTATAtccaaaaattagattttttttattaaaagaaaaataattaattagtgatGATTTTGGGTACAGTCAATATTATGAATAGGATTGTTTGTAGGGCAAACAAGTGTCAGGAGATAGCAGAAATAATCTTACTAAAAAGAAGAATAGATCTTCGTCAGTGAAGATTTCGTTCCCTTAATTAGGGGAGATAGTTATTTAGTTAATGAGTAAtttaatacaataaataaaaagtaaaataaaataaaagaggagagAGAGGTGGTAAGTGGGATGCCCTGCAGCGGCGCACATGGGAAAGGGTTGGACACGCCTTGGGCGACACTTCCCCATGAGGCAGACCCAACAAGTTCACATGGCCTCTTCTATATTGAATCTATTCACATGCTTTCTTTTACCCTTTGGGTCCCACTATTCTCAAccaatcatttttttttctttcctattCTCAACCAATTCCATTCAATACAAGTGAAGAGAGTATATACTATTGGActtctctttttatttcttttaaatattcCTGTTTAAGAGTTTCTTTTGTTACCGTCATTTTTATTGTGGAACACATTGCATATTATAGTAACCCATTACCGTAATTAATaggattaatttaattaataaaaataaattttttataatttaaattttatcttattaatattttaaaatcatttaaattaaatagctaTACCGTGACCTTATTAGCATGCACGTCtgaagaaaattaaatagcTGCCTAATAAAAATAAGCAGGTAGGTATTTTCGTATGCACGGCTCTGCATGACAGAGATAGATAATACTGTAACAGGGTAGCAGTCATGCATTACTAGAAAATAAGGGAAAAAAGAGTAAAAAAGATAAACATAACCCTTCAGACTAAATC
The sequence above is a segment of the Manihot esculenta cultivar AM560-2 chromosome 5, M.esculenta_v8, whole genome shotgun sequence genome. Coding sequences within it:
- the LOC110614905 gene encoding auxin-induced protein 22D: MAYEGDLNLKATELRLGLPGSDEPKKQSVTPSVRSNKRASPEISEESRIRSNSSVSIDENGDRDIGAPPAKAQVVGWPPIRSYRKNCFQTKQNEVEVACRYVKVSVDGAPYLRKIDLKVYKSYPELLKALENMFKLTIGEYSEREGYNGSNYSPTYEDKDGDWMLVGDVPWEMFICSCKRLRIMKGSEAKGLSCL